The Parvibaculum sp. DNA segment AGGCTTAGTCGGCCTTCGGCTTCAGGATCTGCTTGCCGCGATACATGCCGGACTTCAGGTCGACATGATGGGGACGGTGCAGCTCGCCCGAATCCGGGTTCTCGACATAGGCCGGCTGCTTCAGCGCATCGGCCGAACGGCGCATGCCGCGCTTCGACGGGGTGGTTTTCCTCTTGGGGACGGCC contains these protein-coding regions:
- the rpmF gene encoding 50S ribosomal protein L32; the protein is MAVPKRKTTPSKRGMRRSADALKQPAYVENPDSGELHRPHHVDLKSGMYRGKQILKPKAD